From the genome of Nocardia sp. NBC_01503, one region includes:
- a CDS encoding aspartate-semialdehyde dehydrogenase has translation MGVRVGVVGATGQVGAVMRKLLEERDFPADEVRFFASARSAGKTLPFRGKDIVVEDTETADPSGLDIALFSAGATMSRVQAPRFAAAGVTVIDNSSAWRKDPEVPLVVSEVNPEATRNLVKGIIANPNCTTMAAMPVLKVLHDQAGLRRLIVSSYQAVSGSGLAGVEELVSQVRAVIDDAEKLVHDGSAVDFPAPNKYVAPIAFDVIPLAGALVDDGSEETDEDQKLRNESRKILGLPELLVSGTCVRVPVFTGHSLSINAEFAEAISVETAKKLLANAPGVKLVDVPTPLAAAGIDESLVGRIRQDPGVPDGRGLALFISGDNLRKGAALNTIQIAEVLLADR, from the coding sequence ATGGGCGTACGCGTAGGAGTTGTCGGCGCGACCGGTCAGGTCGGCGCTGTCATGCGAAAGCTGCTGGAGGAGCGCGACTTCCCCGCCGATGAGGTGCGGTTCTTCGCGTCCGCGCGCTCGGCCGGTAAGACGCTGCCGTTCCGCGGTAAGGACATTGTCGTCGAGGACACCGAGACCGCCGATCCGTCGGGCCTCGATATCGCGCTGTTCTCGGCCGGTGCCACCATGTCCCGCGTCCAGGCCCCGCGCTTCGCGGCGGCCGGTGTCACGGTCATCGACAATTCCTCGGCCTGGCGCAAGGATCCCGAGGTGCCGCTGGTCGTCTCCGAGGTGAATCCGGAGGCCACCCGCAATCTGGTGAAGGGCATTATCGCCAACCCGAACTGCACCACCATGGCCGCCATGCCGGTGCTGAAGGTGCTGCACGATCAGGCCGGTCTGCGGCGGCTGATCGTCTCCAGCTACCAGGCGGTTTCGGGTAGCGGCCTGGCGGGCGTCGAGGAGCTGGTCTCCCAGGTGCGCGCGGTCATCGACGATGCCGAGAAGCTGGTGCACGACGGTTCGGCCGTGGACTTCCCGGCGCCGAACAAGTACGTCGCCCCCATCGCCTTCGATGTGATCCCGCTGGCGGGTGCGCTGGTGGACGACGGCTCCGAGGAGACCGACGAGGATCAGAAGCTGCGCAACGAGTCTCGCAAGATTCTCGGCCTGCCCGAGCTGCTGGTCAGCGGTACCTGCGTGCGCGTGCCGGTCTTCACCGGCCACTCGCTCTCGATCAATGCCGAGTTCGCCGAAGCGATTTCGGTGGAGACCGCCAAGAAGCTGCTCGCCAACGCTCCCGGCGTGAAGCTGGTCGACGTCCCGACCCCGCTCGCGGCCGCCGGTATCGACGAGTCCCTCGTCGGCCGTATCCGCCAGGATCCGGGCGTGCCGGACGGTCGCGGTCTGGCACTGTTCATCTCCGGTGACAACCTGCGTAAGGGCGCCGCTCTGAATACCATTCAGATCGCGGAAGTTCTGCTCGCGGACCGCTGA
- a CDS encoding aspartate kinase, which translates to MALVVQKYGGSSVATAERIRRVAERIVETKKQGHDVVVVCSAMGDTTDELLDLAQQVAPAPPAREMDMLLTSGERISNALVAMAIHSLGAEARSFTGSQAGVITTGTHGNAKIIDVAPGRVQNALAEGTIVLVAGFQGVSQDSKDVTTLGRGGSDTTAVALAAALNADVCEIYTDVDGVFSADPRIVADAQKLDTVSYEEMLEMAACGSKVLMLRCVEYARRYNVPVHVRSSYTDKTGTLISGSMEDIPLEQAILTGVAHDRSEAKVTVVGIPDKPGYAAKVFRAVADAEINIDMVLQNISKVETGKTDITFTLPKLDGPRAVELLTKAQGEIGFSQVVYDDFVGKVSLVGAGMKSHPGVTATFCESLAEAGINIDLISTSEIRISVLVKDTDLDEAVKVLHQAFDLGGDEVAVVHGGTGR; encoded by the coding sequence GTGGCTCTCGTCGTCCAGAAGTACGGAGGATCCTCGGTCGCCACCGCCGAGCGCATCCGCAGGGTCGCCGAGCGAATCGTCGAGACGAAGAAGCAGGGCCACGATGTGGTGGTCGTCTGCTCCGCGATGGGTGACACCACCGACGAACTACTCGATCTGGCCCAGCAGGTGGCCCCCGCGCCGCCCGCCCGCGAAATGGACATGCTGCTCACCTCGGGTGAGCGCATTTCGAATGCGCTGGTGGCCATGGCCATTCACTCGCTCGGCGCGGAGGCTCGGTCCTTCACCGGTTCCCAGGCCGGTGTCATCACCACCGGTACGCACGGCAACGCCAAGATCATCGATGTGGCTCCCGGGCGGGTGCAGAACGCGCTCGCCGAGGGCACCATCGTGCTGGTCGCGGGCTTCCAGGGCGTGAGCCAGGACAGCAAGGATGTGACCACGCTGGGCCGCGGCGGCTCCGATACCACCGCCGTCGCGCTGGCCGCCGCCCTCAATGCCGATGTGTGCGAGATCTACACCGATGTGGACGGCGTCTTCTCCGCCGACCCGCGCATCGTCGCCGATGCCCAGAAGCTGGACACCGTCTCCTACGAGGAGATGTTGGAGATGGCCGCCTGTGGCTCGAAAGTTCTGATGCTGCGCTGCGTCGAGTACGCGCGCCGCTACAACGTGCCGGTTCATGTGCGTTCGTCGTACACCGACAAGACCGGCACCCTGATTTCCGGATCGATGGAGGACATCCCGTTGGAGCAGGCAATTCTCACGGGCGTCGCGCACGACCGCAGCGAGGCCAAGGTGACCGTGGTGGGCATTCCGGATAAGCCGGGCTACGCCGCCAAGGTGTTCCGGGCCGTCGCCGATGCCGAGATCAATATCGACATGGTGCTGCAGAACATCTCGAAGGTGGAGACGGGTAAGACCGACATCACCTTCACCCTGCCCAAGCTGGACGGTCCGCGCGCGGTCGAACTGCTCACCAAGGCGCAGGGCGAGATCGGCTTCTCGCAGGTGGTCTACGACGATTTCGTCGGCAAGGTCTCCCTCGTCGGCGCGGGTATGAAGTCGCATCCGGGCGTCACCGCCACCTTCTGCGAATCGCTCGCCGAGGCGGGTATCAATATCGATCTCATCTCCACCTCCGAGATCCGAATCTCGGTGCTGGTCAAGGACACTGATCTCGACGAGGCCGTCAAGGTGCTGCACCAGGCGTTCGACCTGGGCGGCGACGAAGTGGCGGTCGTACACGGCGGAACGGGGCGCTGA
- a CDS encoding SgcJ/EcaC family oxidoreductase — protein sequence MTTGQLTDETAIRDLFDRSNQAWEAGDAHAYAAVFTADADYVTWFGQHVKGREAIEASHVPVFAKYLKGTHLDGEITRLRFLTPDVAVVHGRGAVVKGKRRRGRFNTKVNIYVAVRREGEWSFAAFHNTKYSWLFNTLAGSPEAAR from the coding sequence ATGACTACCGGTCAGCTCACCGACGAAACCGCCATCCGAGACCTGTTCGACCGCTCCAACCAGGCATGGGAGGCCGGTGACGCGCACGCCTACGCGGCGGTGTTCACCGCGGATGCCGACTATGTGACCTGGTTCGGCCAGCATGTGAAGGGCCGCGAGGCCATCGAGGCGTCGCACGTTCCGGTATTCGCCAAGTACCTGAAGGGAACTCACCTCGACGGTGAGATCACCCGGTTGCGTTTTCTCACTCCCGATGTGGCGGTGGTGCACGGCCGCGGCGCGGTGGTGAAGGGTAAGCGCCGCCGCGGCCGCTTCAATACAAAAGTCAATATCTATGTGGCCGTGCGGCGTGAAGGGGAGTGGTCCTTCGCCGCTTTCCACAACACCAAGTACAGCTGGCTGTTCAATACCCTCGCAGGGTCGCCGGAGGCTGCCCGGTAG
- a CDS encoding MarR family winged helix-turn-helix transcriptional regulator — MTKKHRELAAALTLAAQRTATDAVMVHGAIADRLGLHVTDLRCLNLLRLDGPATAGELAQRTGLTTGAITRMIDRLLKAGYVRREHDEQDRRRVIVTAIPERIDEIAPHYEVLAREFGKVMDDYTDEQMTVLLDVFQRLHETSVRVTGLLRERAG; from the coding sequence ATGACGAAAAAGCACCGGGAACTGGCCGCCGCGCTCACCCTCGCCGCCCAGCGCACCGCCACCGACGCCGTCATGGTGCACGGGGCCATCGCCGATCGACTCGGCCTGCACGTGACGGATCTGCGCTGCCTCAATCTGCTGCGCCTGGACGGACCCGCCACCGCCGGTGAACTCGCACAGCGCACCGGCCTCACCACGGGGGCGATCACCCGCATGATCGACCGGCTCCTGAAGGCCGGATATGTGCGCCGCGAGCACGACGAGCAGGACCGAAGGCGGGTGATCGTCACCGCCATCCCGGAGCGCATCGACGAAATCGCGCCGCACTACGAGGTTTTGGCGCGCGAGTTCGGCAAGGTCATGGACGACTACACCGACGAGCAGATGACGGTGTTGCTCGATGTATTCCAGCGACTGCACGAGACCTCGGTGCGCGTGACCGGACTGCTGCGCGAGCGCGCCGGGTGA
- a CDS encoding SRPBCC family protein: MRTKTDHRFIIDIDPDQVMEALLMVEQLPDWSPSHQDVRVATRDKMGRPKRAYVSATLMGRPDRQVVEYTCSENRVAWKVAESSAGAGGQGWFDLAETEDGGTEIWYHTELYLPIPAPGMLLKRTARREGEATIENFIAFVESVTGVEGLGGDGFAEVEEAPYAEPAAYEPTSYSQPLNYGRGLEPGFGTA, encoded by the coding sequence ATGCGCACGAAAACTGATCACCGCTTCATCATCGACATCGATCCAGATCAGGTGATGGAGGCGTTGCTCATGGTCGAGCAACTGCCTGACTGGTCCCCCTCGCATCAGGACGTCCGGGTCGCCACCCGAGACAAGATGGGCCGCCCCAAACGGGCCTACGTCTCCGCGACCCTCATGGGTCGCCCCGACCGGCAGGTCGTCGAATACACCTGCAGCGAGAACCGGGTCGCCTGGAAGGTCGCCGAATCCAGTGCCGGGGCCGGCGGCCAGGGCTGGTTCGACCTCGCCGAAACCGAGGACGGCGGTACCGAGATCTGGTACCACACCGAGCTCTACCTGCCGATTCCCGCGCCCGGCATGCTGCTCAAGCGCACCGCGCGCCGTGAGGGCGAGGCCACCATCGAGAACTTCATCGCCTTCGTCGAATCGGTCACCGGTGTCGAAGGACTCGGTGGCGACGGCTTCGCCGAGGTCGAGGAGGCCCCGTACGCCGAACCCGCCGCGTACGAGCCCACCAGCTATTCACAGCCGCTGAACTATGGCCGCGGATTGGAACCGGGCTTCGGCACCGCGTGA
- a CDS encoding low temperature requirement protein A has translation MPGAQRTRIITVGEDASVTQLELFFDLVIVFAFTMVTDLAAHETTAVNLLRALVILMLLWWNWIGYSWLGNVVKADEGITRIAMFIAMGAVFLIALTIPEAFHDLPGGWYGPLVFVIAYLVARAVHLWVFWLASAGDAKLRGQVVRWASGSLTIGGALLIFGALSSGGAQVALWFAALAAEMLWTGFSGNDWVLNSAKHFAERYGLIIIIALGESIVSIGVGVAGLPISWPIALGSILGLAISGLLWWAYFDVAALMVEHELEHAKGERRIQIARGCYTYWHFPMIAGIVALSLGLKKVLSYVGGAQGHSLQDKLYGIPLYALYGGVVAYLLALVGFRYYATHKWLIPRVVASVALLALIPLATALPALAALGLLCAVLTAMIGWETLRYAQKRDQIRHGGTAPV, from the coding sequence ATGCCCGGTGCGCAGCGAACCCGAATAATCACGGTGGGCGAGGACGCCTCCGTCACTCAGCTGGAACTATTCTTCGACCTGGTGATCGTCTTCGCGTTCACCATGGTCACCGATCTGGCCGCCCACGAGACCACCGCCGTGAACCTGTTGCGCGCGTTGGTCATTCTCATGCTGCTGTGGTGGAACTGGATCGGCTACTCCTGGCTCGGCAATGTGGTCAAGGCCGATGAGGGCATCACCCGCATAGCCATGTTCATCGCCATGGGCGCGGTCTTCCTCATCGCGCTCACCATTCCCGAGGCCTTCCACGATCTGCCCGGCGGCTGGTACGGGCCCCTGGTCTTCGTCATCGCCTATCTGGTCGCGCGGGCCGTACACCTGTGGGTGTTCTGGCTGGCCAGCGCCGGGGATGCGAAACTGCGCGGGCAGGTCGTGCGATGGGCGTCCGGCTCGCTCACCATCGGCGGCGCGCTGCTCATCTTCGGCGCGCTCAGCTCCGGCGGTGCGCAGGTCGCACTGTGGTTCGCGGCGCTGGCCGCGGAGATGCTGTGGACCGGCTTCTCCGGTAACGACTGGGTGCTCAACTCCGCCAAGCACTTTGCCGAACGGTATGGGCTGATCATCATCATCGCGCTCGGCGAATCCATCGTCTCGATCGGCGTCGGCGTCGCCGGACTGCCGATTTCCTGGCCGATCGCATTGGGATCGATACTCGGACTTGCCATTTCGGGTCTGCTCTGGTGGGCGTACTTCGATGTGGCGGCGCTGATGGTCGAACACGAGCTCGAGCACGCCAAGGGCGAGCGGCGCATTCAGATCGCGCGCGGCTGCTACACCTACTGGCACTTCCCGATGATCGCCGGAATCGTGGCCCTGTCACTGGGTTTGAAGAAGGTGCTCAGCTACGTGGGCGGGGCACAAGGACATTCACTGCAGGACAAGCTCTACGGCATTCCGCTGTATGCCCTTTACGGGGGCGTGGTGGCCTATCTGCTGGCGCTGGTGGGTTTCCGGTACTACGCGACACACAAATGGCTGATTCCGCGTGTGGTGGCCTCCGTGGCGCTGCTGGCGCTGATTCCGCTCGCAACGGCACTGCCCGCACTGGCCGCGCTGGGCCTGCTGTGCGCG